From the genome of Pseudarthrobacter sp. NIBRBAC000502772:
CTAGACGTGGCTTTAATGATCGATGAGCACAACGGAAGCACCTTTAAGGAGATGCAGCAGGGTCGAGCCCGAAGAGTCACAAGTGTGCGTCTTCTCGTTGGGGTCCTAGCAATCACCATTGGATCGATGATCGTGGTTTGGGATCTACTGATAACCCAACTGGCGCTGTCATTCATACGATTCAGTCCTGTAACTTTGCTGGGCGCAGCAATTGCAGGCTTCGGATTGTTGGCATATATCAACGTACTCGTCGGAGTTCGTGGTCGGACGTCAAATGAGACAAAATCCGCGAGACTAGCAAGAGATGCTATACAGGACTTACGATTCGACTCGGAAATGATCAATAAATCCAAAAATGTCACCAAGCTTTTTGATGGATATTTATCACTAGAAGATGAGGATTCGCTCACTCTTAAGGGTCGTGCTCTTTCGCAAGCCGATCTTGTCAACGGCCTGCGGGTTTTGCTCAGAACCTTCGCAGACGACCAGAAGCCGAATCCAGTGGTGATAGGCGTCGATGAGTTAGACAAGATCAGCGAGACCGAAGATCTTATTGAAACAGTGAATGGTCTCAAGGACCTCTTTCATATCGAGGGTGTGCACTTTGTGGTCTCCGTATCCACCGATGCACTGCTCAGTTTTGAGAGGCGGGGACTCCCTTCGAGGGACGCGTTCGACTCTGCATTCGACGCCATCATTCGTGTTAAACCACTAGCCCTAGACGAATCACTCCGTGTCCTGGCGGCGCGAGCGGCTGGCTTTCCGCCGCTTGTGGGAGCGTTCTGTCACTCGTGGGCTGGAGGTCTCCCTCGTGATCTTTTGCGAGTGGCGCGGAGATGCGTCGAACTGCAACGCTCATATGGCACGCCGCTGTCGGTAGACATGTTTGTGCGAACAATTATTAGCGAGGATTTAATCGCGATCCTTGAAGGACAACTCAATGCACCTGACCTGTCTGCGACAGACCAGTCCGAACTTTGGGCCCTTAGAGAGCGAATAATCAAACTACGAATGATCAATCCAGAGCCGCCAAACTTAAATTCCGCCGATCCTTCCATAGGTGTCGCACAACTCCTCACACTTCTCGGGGAGGCGCTGGTGGGCTATTTCTCGAGGACGTCCGAGGAACCTAGCAACTGGTCCTCACTCGACGTAGAAGATAAGAACCGTTTTGAATTAACAGCCCATGCCATGTCTAAAAGAGGAGAGATGGCCTTAATCAGGTCAGAGGCATTCGAAGCGGCGGTACTCGCATTGTCATCCTAACGGGTACAGCACATCATGTAGTGCCGGGGCTCCACATGCGCCCCTGCAAACCGAATAAAACCATGCAAGGCGGTGGAGGTCGCCTCTTTAGAGGGCCTTATCACGCAAAGTATTGCGGCCCTTCGCAGATGAGCGTGGTTAGGGCGGTCTGAGACTGGCGCCGCGGGGTAGGGCAGTTTCCGGTGCGGCGTGGTGCAGCGGAAAAGAAGTCAGGGCCTCTTTGAATTGGAAGCGACCAAGCAAACCAAAACCAAAAGAGACCCTGACATGAATAACTCTATGTCTTGTTCTGATGGCCGCTGGTGCACGCGCGCGGATGCGCTGCTCGGTGTCGAAGGCGTACACGTCAGCTCCGTCACAGCAACCCCAGGCGGACTGATTCTGAGCGTCGAGACCGGGGAGGACGTCACCGGCTGCCCCGACTGCGGCGTCGTTGCGGTCGGGCACGGGCGCCGGCAGGTTCGGCTCCATGACATTCCCTGTTTCGGCAGGCCGGTGCGGCTGCTGTGGGCCAAGCGTGTCTGGCGCTGCCCGGATCCGGACTGCCCGAGGACGACGTTCACCGAGGAGCACCCGCTGGCCGGGCCCCGGGCGAAACTTACCGACCGTGCCGTGAACTGGGCAACCGACGCGCTGCAGCATTTCGACACCTCGGTATCGGCACTGGCCCACCAGCTCGGCGTCTCCTGGCACACCGTGTGGCACGGGATCCGGGCCGAGGCCGCACGGCGGATCGCTGACACAGGCCGGCTGAAGGGGGTGAATGCGCTCGGCGTCGACGAACATGTCTGGGCCCACACTGGTCCGCCCGGCACCGGGATGGTCACCGGGATCGTGGATCACACCCGCGACGCGGACGGCATCGTTCACGCCCGGCTGCTGGACCTCGTGCCGGGACGCTCCGGCAAGGCCTACGCCGACTGGCTCAAAGACCGCGGCACCGGGTTCACCGCCGGGATCAAGACCGCTGCGCTGGATCCGTTCCGCGGCTACGCGAACGCGATCCGTGACGAACTGCCCGAAGCCATCACCGTCCTGGATGCCTTCCACGTCGTGAAACTGGGTTCGGCCATGGTCGATGAGGTCCGCCGCCGGGTCCAGCAGGACACCCTGGGACACCGCGGCCGCAAGGGCGATCCGCTCTACGGGATCCGCAGGACCCTGCAGATCGGCGCCGAACACCTCAGCGAGAAACAGGCCGCACGCCTCGATGCGAAACTCACCATCGGGGACCCGGACCACGAAGTCACGCTGGCCTGGCAGTGCTACCAGAAGCTCCGCAACATCTACCACGCAAGGCCGGAACGCGGCCGTGAACTCGTCACCGAGGTCATCGCGTCGTTCCCGACCTGCCCCATCCCGGAAGTCGCCCGCCTCGGCCGGACACTCAAACAATGGAAAGCCGCGATCTTGGCCTACTTCGACACCCTCGGCGCCTCCAACGGCCCCACCGAGGCGATCAATGGCGTCATCGAGACCACCCGCAGAATAGCGCGAGGCTTCCGCAACTTCCCCAACTACAGAATCAGATGCCTACTCGCCGCCGGCGGCCACCGTCCCTACCGGGCAAAACAAACCAACCATGCCTAAATGCGAAGGGCCAGTATTGCGGCACGCAAACAGAAATAAAGGCCGCAACTCCTTAGCAGCCTGTTGCCGGTCCCAGTTGTAGGAGCTCGGTTTGCTGGCACCAACGGCGAGGGCGGCGTCCCTCCGGCCGGCTCCTTCTTGGCGCAAGCGGACGGATTCTAGGGGTCGGCGCAACCTCCGAAGTCAGCTGGGTATTCTGATCATTCACCGCACAGTGGAATTCACCACGAACCGCGGGGAGCCGACAAACCCGTTGGCGACTACTGCTTGGGAGAATGGTCCGACGGCAGCCGCCCCGCCGGGGATCTCAGTGATCCGCCGGATGGTTGGCGCCGGGGTGTCGCTATGTTTTTTGTCAAGCGTTGGGGCTGGGATTTCTTCGCAGATGGTTCGACTTATTTGTGGGCAGGCATGAATGGCCAGCGGTGGGTGGTGCCGGCAGCTGACAGGCCGGCCGTTCAGGCGCTCTTGGGTCCGGGTGCTTCGTAGAGTGTGCCGTCTCGGAGCATTGCGAAGGACGTCGCAGCGGCGCCGTGCGAGGGCGTTGAGGGCTTGGTTGTAGCGTTTGCCTTCGGCGCGTTTGCGGTCGTAGTAGGCCCTTGAGAGTGGGTCTTTGAGCGCAGCGAACGCGGAGAGGAAGAAGGCCCGTTTGAGGCTTTTGTTGCCCTTTTTGGGCCCTTCGCATTTAGGCATGGTTGGTTTGTTTTGCCCGGTAGGGACGGTGGCCGCCGGCGGCGAGTAGGCATCTGATTCTGTAGTTGGGGAAGTTGCGGAAGCCTCGCGCTATTCTGCGGGTGGTCTCGATGACGCCATTGATCGCCTCGGTGGGGCCGTTGGAGGCGCCGAGGGTGTCGAAGTAGGCCAAGATCGCGGCTTTCCATTGTTTGAGTGTCCGGCCGAGGCGGGCGACTTCCGGGATGGGGCAGGTCGGGAACGACGCGATGACCTCGGTGACGAGTTCACGGCCGCGTTCCGGCCTTGCGTGGTAGATGTTGCGGAGCTTCTGGTAGCACTGCCAGGCCAGCGTGACTTCGTGGTCCGGGTCCCCGATGGTGAGTTTCGCATCGAGGCGTGCGGCCTGTTTCTCGCTGAGGTGTTCGGCGCCGATCTGCAGGGTCCTGCGGATCCCGTAGAGCGGATCGCCCTTGCGGCCGCGGTGTCCCAGGGTGTCCTGCTGGACCCGGCGGCGGACCTCATCGACCATGGCCGAACCCAGTTTCACGACGTGGAAGGCATCCAGGACGGTGATGGCTTCGGGCAGTTCGTCACGGATCGCGTTCGCGTAGCCGCGGAACGGATCCAGCGCAGCGGTCTTGATCCCGGCGGTGAACCCGGTGCCGCGGTCTTTGAGCCAGTCGGCGTAGGCCTTGCCGGAGCGTCCCGGCACGAGGTCCAGCAGCCGGGCGTGAACGATGCCGTCCGCGTCGCGGGTGTGATCCACGATCCCGGTGACCATCCCGGTGCCGGGCGGACCAGTGTGGGCCCAGACATGTTCGTCGACGCCGAGCGCATTCACCCCCTTCAGCCGGCCTGTGTCAGCGATCCGCCGTGCGGCCTCGGCCCGGATCCCGTGCCACACGGTGTGCCAGGAGACGCCGAGCTGGTGGGCCAGTGCCGATACCGAGGTGTCGAAATGCTGCAGCGCGTCGGTTGCCCAGTTCACGGCACGGTCGGTAAGTTTCGCCCGGGGCCCGGCCAGCGGGTGCTCCTCGGTGAACGTCGTCCTCGGGCAGTCCGGATCCGGGCAGCGCCAGACACGCTTGGCCCACAGCAGCCGCACCGGCCTGCCGAAACAGGGAATGTCATGGAGCCGAACCTGCCGGCGCCCGTGCCCGACCGCAACGACGCCGCAGTCGGGGCAGCCGGTGACGTCCTCCCCGGTCTCGACGCTCAGAATCAGTCCGCCTGGGGTTGCTGTGACGGAGCTGACGTGTACGCCTTCGACACCGAGCAGCGCATCCGCGCGCGTGCACCAGCGGCCATCAGAACAAGACATAGAGTTATTCATGTCAGGGTCTCTTTTGGTTTTGGTTTGCTTGGTCGCTTCCAATTCAAAGAGGCCCTGACTTCTTTTCCGCTGCACCACGCCGCACCGGAAACTGCCCTACCCCGCGGCGCCAGTCTCAGACCGCCCTAACCACGCTCATCTGCGAAGGGCCCCTTTTTGGACGTGGTCGCCGCGGATCGAGGTGCCTGACCGCCATGTCACCGGGGTCAGTCCGGCGTATGAGGCGAGGTGGCCTGCGGTCTTGAATTCCTTGCCCGCAACTTCGGTGATGATGTGCGCCTCCGTCCTGACCCCGACCGCCGGAATGGAGGTCAGGACGGGTGAAGAGGGTGGGCCTCCACGAGAGCCTCGACCTGGGTGAGGATGAGGTCCCGGAAGGTGCGCAACTGTTTGAGCATCGCTGCCAGCTGCGGTAGGACGATGCCTGCCGCGTTGGTGCCGACGACCAGGACGGACTGCTCGCCCAACGCGGTGAATACCTCCACCGCCCAGCCCTTCCCTGCCCGCGGCGCATACCGCGAGAGCAGGGCCACAACCCGGGCCTGGCCAGCCTTGCGCAGCATGGACGGCGTGGGTTATTTGGCCGGGTGGTCCAAATGCTTGCCAATGACCCGTTCCAGGGCCGGATGGACCTGAGTGAGGAGCCCGCGGATCCGGTTTGAGGTGGCCGTGGCCTGCTTGGCCAGGTCATCATCAAGGCCACACAACATCGACAGCTCCGCGATGCGCCGAATGGCCAGACCGGGCAGGTAGCCGACCATGATGCCCTCGGCCTGCGCCACGGCGACCGGCAGGGGACCGATGGTGGAGGGCTGGTCGACGACCAACAAGACCTGTCCCTTGCCCGCTACGGCCATCGAGGGCGAACTGGATGGTTCACTGCCATCGGAACCGTCGATATCGTCGGTCAGAACCATTATTGTTTCTTGTGCCATGTAATCATGGTTATCAGCGAGGCGGCCTTGCGGCTGCCGGCGCTGCCTGCTCGAAACTGGGCGCGGGGACCGGCTCGCTAGATACCTTCTCTATACTCTCTATACTCTCTATACTCAACGCCGCCGCCGCCGCTTGTTCTATGAGTGCCCTGAACTTTTTGTCGCTAAAGAGTTTCTTTTTCTTCTTCTTGGACAGGTCATCATATTGGCTTAGTAAGTCTCTGGCGATTTTCTTCTTCAGCTTTTGTTGTTCTCTCTCCGCGTCGGCCTTTGCAGCCTTGAGTTGCTGGGTGGCGTACAGGGGTCGGAGTGCAATGAGGCCGCCAGCAAGGGTGATAAATGAAGTCACTGCCGTAACAGAGGCCTGCATATCCATCAAAATTTCCAGCGGGCTTTCCTTGCGAATAGACTCTATGATCACTGAATCGGCAAGGTTGGCCCGAGTTGTTGACCTCGTTAGTTCATACGGCTGTGCCATTCCGATAGTTAGAAGTGCCTCTAGGTTTTGCATCAGGTCTGTGAAGTCCGCGATCGTGTAGCGATGATCGGCAAAAACGACACGGACGGGGATACCGGCCCTTTTGGGAGGTGCAGTTCCACCTGGTTCGTTGGGTTCAGCCGCCCGTTGGTTCCCTGCTGCCATGGCGCACCCTTCCCATCGTTGACGAGTTGGCGCTTAGGTTACTCTTCCAGGGATGTTGGCACTAGGGTCGGCCGGAGAAAAGATTGGAATTATCATTTTGTGCCTGCGAGATGCTATCGCGGTAGTCTCCCAACATGGACTTAAGC
Proteins encoded in this window:
- a CDS encoding P-loop NTPase fold protein, giving the protein MSKGEKESHDMVEHESVAFWGVETALDEVKQQEGIQKRFRQLLQSDPFRHYQMYESELDQALQRFMPTLIILLAPERKEFVRWTNEYASLSRKVPRQSVRFVVRLLGPLIASAVGVLTPLTYGGLFREGVGMLQVLTLLLVALATISSVAASYFYLRRRRWDRLRADEAYLQLQVSHVKYSQEAEMRVNEAFTRILNEVLGPKGKLAFPTFAPRLVELDNSALVASASILYLRDFVGGHESSAIGIAGPRGSGKSTVMRAIRDDQSLDPHYVSLTAPVRYDATEFIRRLYLDVALMIDEHNGSTFKEMQQGRARRVTSVRLLVGVLAITIGSMIVVWDLLITQLALSFIRFSPVTLLGAAIAGFGLLAYINVLVGVRGRTSNETKSARLARDAIQDLRFDSEMINKSKNVTKLFDGYLSLEDEDSLTLKGRALSQADLVNGLRVLLRTFADDQKPNPVVIGVDELDKISETEDLIETVNGLKDLFHIEGVHFVVSVSTDALLSFERRGLPSRDAFDSAFDAIIRVKPLALDESLRVLAARAAGFPPLVGAFCHSWAGGLPRDLLRVARRCVELQRSYGTPLSVDMFVRTIISEDLIAILEGQLNAPDLSATDQSELWALRERIIKLRMINPEPPNLNSADPSIGVAQLLTLLGEALVGYFSRTSEEPSNWSSLDVEDKNRFELTAHAMSKRGEMALIRSEAFEAAVLALSS
- a CDS encoding ISL3 family transposase — its product is MSCSDGRWCTRADALLGVEGVHVSSVTATPGGLILSVETGEDVTGCPDCGVVAVGHGRRQVRLHDIPCFGRPVRLLWAKRVWRCPDPDCPRTTFTEEHPLAGPRAKLTDRAVNWATDALQHFDTSVSALAHQLGVSWHTVWHGIRAEAARRIADTGRLKGVNALGVDEHVWAHTGPPGTGMVTGIVDHTRDADGIVHARLLDLVPGRSGKAYADWLKDRGTGFTAGIKTAALDPFRGYANAIRDELPEAITVLDAFHVVKLGSAMVDEVRRRVQQDTLGHRGRKGDPLYGIRRTLQIGAEHLSEKQAARLDAKLTIGDPDHEVTLAWQCYQKLRNIYHARPERGRELVTEVIASFPTCPIPEVARLGRTLKQWKAAILAYFDTLGASNGPTEAINGVIETTRRIARGFRNFPNYRIRCLLAAGGHRPYRAKQTNHA